The Coccidioides posadasii str. Silveira chromosome 2, complete sequence genomic interval AATATACTCTTGACGTCCGAAGACTTACCTTTGACGATTGAGCTCGGCATCCGCATAGCTAAATTTGTGGGGACGGAGCCTGGGTGAACACAATAGCTAAGCAGGCCCTGATATGGGACAGTAACGGTCAGTATGTCCCGTTAAATTTTGACCATGGAGATCTTACCTGGTCCTTGTAGTCAACCATCAGGTATTCAGTAAGCCTCATCACCGCCAACTTGGAGGATTGATACGCGCTGGCTCCAGGGGAAAGAGCCAATGCGCCAACAGATGCCACGTTGACGATGGTTTTATCGCCACCCTGAAGCATGAGTGGCAGAATGGCCTTGATAACCCAATATACGCCTCGAACATTGACCTCCCATGTCTGCCACCATTCCGTTTCATCCCCGACTCCCATTGGTACAAAAGGTGCAAGGAATCCTGCGTTGTTTATTAGCACATCAAGCCGCCCCCATGAGTTCCTGATGGCTGTCACTGCGGCATCGATACTGCCAGGTTCGCAAACATCTATCCGAAGAGGGAGCATGTCGGGCGGTTCCGAGACACCCGCACTTTTTGCCTCTTCACTAACCATCGCACACACAGCAGACGCATCGGCGATGTTCCGCGCACCAATTGCAATACATGAGGCGCCAGCTTTACCATAGGCGATTGCTATTGCTTGACCGATCCCTTTGGTGGCACCAGTGATGAGCACAGCCTTACCGCGGCATCCCGGTTTGTTCGCTACCGGATCTATCGCAGAATAGGTGTCACGTCGTATTGTCGGCGTGAAATTCAGTCCAAGGTTGGGAGTTGGGGTAGAGGATGACATAGTAGCGTTGAGTGATAAGGTTCGATCAACTTTGATTCCCGCGCGGTGTGTTGTCGTCAATTGGGCACGCCAATAGTTGTCCCTGCGCTACAGGTAAATAACAGGAGGGCATAGGTTATATTTAACAATCCGTAGTGTTCGCGTATGCTACATGCAACACAAAAAGCCGCGAAGATTATCAAGCTTGTTGCTCCGCATGGAGACACACCCCCCAAGGCCTTAATAACTCGTCTCTGGCCCCAGGGGTTGTGACTATGAAATCGAGGGCGACGCCGCCGCCGCGGAGGTAGGCCTTTACGGACACAATAAAAAGCAATATGGAATGTCCGACTAGTAGACTCGGGTCCCGCCGGGGTACGGCCGCCTTGCATAGTGACTTACGAAGGCTGTCAAGGCGTGCGCGGATCAAAACTTAAGAGCTTGTTTCAAACTCTTCAAGTGCAGGGTATGGCAGGCTTGTAACTCTCGATGCACTAACCCCAACAGAACCATCAGATATTAGGTTATTCTGACAGCTTCTTTTCTGCGGAAGCGGGAGTACAAGCGGAATTGTTGGTCAAAACCATGTAAGAGCAACATTGGTGAGGTTCAAAACAATTCACAGCAAATtggaatactccgtacggagtactccgtacgcagCCAGGAGTTACGTGTCAAAACAAGGATCCGGCATAGTGTAGCCCGTCCAATACCAACAGCCCTTCCAGGCCGGAGCCTATGCAGCAGCTCATATACGCGAGGTCGTGGAGTGTTTGCTCTACTGGCCGACTAGAGTAGTCCTGGAGGCGCCACCTTTATGCGGAAATGGATCATTTGATTCTTTCACACACTTTGAAGCCCAGATttggcttttcttttttcttttcgttttttttttttttttttttttttttttttttttttttttttgggttgtTTTGGTAGAAAAGAGAGGGGTTGAGTGTAGTTGTGTATATAGGCCGCTTGTTTCGGCGAAATTGTACGTCGGCAACCTTTGCAGCCAGTCTCTCTCCAGTGCGCCGGCTACAGCGTAAATATCAGCTCATTGTGTATCACCTTTGGCCGGAAATGTCAACGTTGGCGCAAAGGTTGTAGAGCAGGGCATCGTTTCGAAGTTATCCGGTTTTGAGGGCTCAAAGACAGAGGTGATAGCCAGAGCGTCCACGGAACCTGCTTTAGCTGACCGTGCATCCATTCCTGAGACGACTTGGCTGGCtatctcaaaaatcagcCATACAACAAGGCCTTGGTTAATAGAGCTAACTAGagctccgtactccgtagttacaCGGCGAATGACAACCGGCTGAGTAAGCTGCATAAGGACGGGGAACTATTTCGGAGTTACCGGGATAAAGCCAGAAGAAGACAATGGAGTCCAAAAGAGGAACCCGGTAAGTACAAAGCCACAATTCCTTACACAAACCCTCCCCACAGCTACAGCTGCCGCCCACAGCTACAGCTCCCCCACAAGCCTTTTGAACCCCCAAGTGCTGTCTATCAACCCTCAACCTGGCGATGTCTGCTTCACCAGGTTCGGGGACGCCGGAAATGCCAAAAACTTGCTGGGGGGTAGCGGGAGGGTTGGACTTTCCGGTGGGGGTTAGTCAAGGCGGTTAGAATCATTAGAACCTGCTCAATGCACGGTGGAATGCAATCTCGCTGCTCCGCCCTAGGCACAACCATTGCTATGAGGTAGTTATAAGGGAGACGGGGCAAGATCCACGACGACGGTACCCAGAACCACAGAATGCTGGATAtcgagaagaaaagagaggaaTAAGGATTCCTCGGCCGGTACGGCTGCCAGCTTACAAATTGGATATCAGGGGCGATTTCGCTGCTCAAGGACCTAGGAGTCAGCTATGTATGCCTACGGCAGCCTGAACGAGTCTAGCGCGTGCGCGTTCTTCAGGCGCCCTATTATCCAACATATACTTCGGAAAACCACTGGTTGTTGCAGTGTTGACTGAATGATGGCACCCATACATATCTACATGCATTCTTGCATGAGCTGTCTCGCGGCCAAGAAAACGCGGAACGTTCTTTTCTCTTATTCTCAGCAACGGAAAACAGATAATAAcgcggagtacggagtacggaggaaTTATATATCTGATTGCCATCTCATGCCACTTGCAGATTAAAGGCTAACTGGCTGGTTGATTGCAAAGGAGACGGTTGCTCTGTCCATTCTTCTCCTGGGTAAGCTTTACACACCGCGTACTTCCgcctttctctctttttctttttgggtTTTTCTCCCCAAGCTCGCCGCGAGGCAGAAGTAATGGCTGCGCCATTGCAAGAGCGACGATGGTGGACTGGGGATGAGGACAGGATTTTGCTCCAGGAAGCGGAGCTCCAGCGTACAGTCGCCTTTAACTGGCCATCTGAATGTACCAAAGTTTTAACTAGTATCTATCGCTAATTCACTTCATATAGGAACAGAGGGAGGAACTAAAAATTGGAATGCCATTGCAGAAAAGCTCCCTGGCCGGACGAATAAAGACTGTCGCAAACGATGGCACAAAATTGGTCCCAATATCAAAAAAGGAGTTTGGACTCCTGAAGAAGATGCCCGGCTGCAGGAGGCAGTCAGTTTGTTTGGCTTAAAGTGAGTCAACTCTCTTGTCCGCAAGCTTGTCTGTACTCTCTTGTTATTCATCCCTTGGATACGTACGTCTGACAGACTTTTTGGCAGGTGGACCCGTGTTGCAGAGTTTGTGGGATCTCGCAACGCTGATCGTAAGTTGATATGCTGAATCAAGCAGTGCATATCCTCTCCTGAACAAGTGTATCTGTGTATATTCAGCCTTGCATGAATGAATGCAATGTGATCAAACACTGCTAACCAGCATATTGGTTACAATTTTAGAATGTTCTAAACGGTGGGCGTATGCACTAGATCCGAGCTTGAGTCACACCCCATGGACAGAGGAGCAAGATCAGCTTCTCCTGATGGTTGTTAACAAATTTGGGCACAACTGGAGCAAAATCAGCAGTACAGCGTTCGGAGACAGATCTACATCTGATATCAAAAACAGGTATGGGATCACACAGACACAGTCCTTTGACAATCATTTCAGGAGAGACACCAGGGTAAGTTCCGTGTGTAGCCACATGTACTAAACCATCCCGTGCTTTAGATATTTCACCCTTCAGCGAAGGAAACGAAACACATCCGTCAGCAACACGGTGGCATCCCAAATCGACGATGAGAATCATTCAGATCTCGGCTGGCCAGAGTCCGGCACACTTCCAGAACCGCCCAGGAACGCACTCCTTGATGTTGGCACCACCCCCTCGTTAGATTCCAGTTCTGAAACACCCGTCAGTATCGACTATCTTTTAGAGAATACCGATATTGCGCAACTGTCAGAAATGAATGGCCTTAGTAACACCTCCATCTCGCCCTATGAGGATGTTACGTCGAAGGACGCCATGGCGGACCCCGATCCCGACTTCAGGAAGTTCCTGCATCATTTTGACCCTTCCCAAGCTGCAGATTTTGATGGGGGCAATTGGGACGCAGATAGCCATCTCAGAGCAGTCACACGGGGGGGCTTTGGGAGAGAAGAGACCAACCACGCGAACAACGGGGAGTGGCCTGATTCCAGCCACATCGCATCAACAAATCCGACAGAAACAGATACAGGATCGCAATCTTGCACTAGCACCTTGGTTCTGGAGGAGATGGAGCCGCAGACTGTAACACTTGTGCTCAGCACGCTCTTGGGCAGCAATTCCCGCTTCCGGATGCGGATTGACAACAATTAGGTGCTCTTGGCAGTCTCTGCATTTTTATGTGTTCCTGGTCTGGTTCTCTAGTCGGTTTCTTCCCCTTCTCTCAGACTCAAATGCCCCATATTCCTACAAAAATCAATTAGAGAATCAATCAGACTAACAGGTGGGTGTCTACTCGCGATGCTCGCTTTACAGTGAGCATATGGTTGATATATTGGAATCCTGGAATGCATCGGCGCAAGATTCGCCCGTGCCCACCATTTTCCAAGCCAGCATTGCTTAAAAAAATATAAGCTAACATTTTCTCTTAACAGGCTGAATTCAGAGAGGCTCTATAAATAAATTGATCAGAGCTGATCCGATCAGCGTTGGAATCTGGACCGGAACGGACAACCACTGCGATGCTTGTCGTTGCCATGAAGCTTCTAATAGGCCTGTGGTTGCGAGAGGTTCGGCCGAGACTGCTTGAAGGTCACATGAGGGAAAAATGGCTGGTTTTTACCGCTTACTGGTCATATGTATTAACCTGGTTTGTCCAAGTTGCAGCACATCTGGTGAAGTTGCATGCTTGGCTATTATGTAACTAATAACTCAGTTAACTAGCGAGTCATGGAGGTCCCATGTAAGATTCCCCTTGCATGATTCGAGGCAGAAAACAATCCATCCACTCCGCGCTCTATTGACATGATACTCCTTTAAGATCTTGCTCTTCTTTGTCTCGCTCCAACATTTTGTATTCAGACATTCATCGTCGTGACTCAGAGATGCTCATTTCCTGCTGTGCTATTGTCGAGTTAGACCTCTTATCGTAGGTTAGTTGAAGGTACACAGCTACGAAGCAACTATGTCCTCCGTGCTCCAGAGTTAACTAACAGCAAAACTACGGACCCCGAGGCAGCTGTTCAGCCGACCGCGAGCCACCGGGTTACGTTCAACAGAAGAACCCCAGCTGCTCCACTCAATAGGAGTAATCTCCCGAGCTCCCGTATTCCTTAGGGCCCCGAGTAACGGGGACCCCGATGTTAGGAATCACCAATCTCATGACCAAGCTCAGGGCATGCTCTGCGATATATTCCCTTAAGCAAATTGAACATTATGTAGGCTGTGCTTACGAAAATCCTAGGACTTATTTATCGTGTAGCTACTGATCAATAACTCGATGTTAACATTTTACTGCGTATGTATGCAGTTGTGCACCGTACGTGCATATATCTCTTAGCTGCTGATACACACCTAACTGACTATGCAAATAGCATGCCGCCAATTGACATTTCTTCTGCCGTCACTAGAGGACAGCCACCTTTCACTCGACCATCAATCAACCTAGACAATCAATATGATGTTGAGGGGGTTGCTCGGTCACTTCCAGAGCTGGTGGAATTTCATGCCAGGTTCAACCCGGGCCACATGTTCTGCAGACAGGCCCGGAAGGAGGATTCAAACTCTTCAGATTATGAATTTGTCAATGTTGATTACTCCTTGCTGAAACAAGCCATCCTCAACTGTCAGGAATGGCTTCGTGCTACCGTCGCCGAATTACAATTCCCCTGCGAGAATGAGAACTACACCATTATTCGAGGCCCACCGATTGCGCTCTTCATGAGTAGTCATGTCACCTTggttatatatattttcgCGCTGATGGGGATGGGCGTGCCAGTGGTATTATTGTCTACGCGGCTTAGCCCGATGGCTATCAACCATCTCCTTGGGCGGACGGCATCCGAGGCGATCCTTGTATCACCACGACTGAATCCGGTGGTTCAAGAAGCTGCTGTGTTGCATATCACCCAGAAGATGACACGAGACGACGGACAGAGTGACCATGTGTCCCTACCCCCGAAGAAGCATACTGTTGCATTTCCGAGCCAGTACAATCCTCCCAGTTTTGATGAAATCCGAGAAGAAGTGAGCCGAGAACCTAGATCAGGAACAATTATTCATCCTCTCCATTACATCTCCGAAGCAGACTGCAATGTCCTGGTTCTCCATTCTTCTGGAAGCACAGGCCTGCCAAAACCGATATATACATCTCACCGGCACTACTTCAGCTTCGCACTCTGCCACGAGCTAAGCACTCATGAGGAAATATTATCCCCTACAATGTCCACATCCCCGCTATTCCATGTAAGTCTTTGTCTTGTTCGCTTCAGCATTAATCAGCGCTAAGACTCGGTCAGGGCTGACTTTCTTGATGAGGGTTTCGGATTACTTCCTCCATGCCTTTCATTGGGAATAGGAAAGCCATTTTGCCTTCCACCTTCTGAAGGCATTCCGACTGGTCTGTCCGCCGTACAATTACTCCACTCTAGTGGTGCAAAGTCACTTCTTACTGTCCCGTCAATCCTTGAGGAAATTGCTTCGCTCCCTGAAGACAAGGGATTACGGATACTTCAAAGTCTCCATTTCGTTGCTTTTGGGGGCGGTCTACCAAAGGAAACGGTTTGTCATACACTATCCGCCGCGGGGGTCAGGCTGGTTAACCACTACGGTACAACGGAGACGGGACCCTTAGCACCGCTATACGTTCCCCCACCGGGCTACGATTGGCATTACTTCAAGTTTCGAACGGATATCCGAAAATCACTACGAGTCCAATTCAGTAATTGCTGTACAGACAATGTTCAAAGCGGCAACCATTTGCAACTTAGCCTACAGCCACTTGGATGGCTGGATAGGTTTCATGTGCAGGATATTCTGGTAAAAAAACCTAACTCGGAAACGGAATTCAGCATTCTGGGTCGGAGCGATGACTTAATCTGCCTTGCGACGGGAGAGAAGGTTCGTCCCACGATTTTAGAAACCGCTTTGCTTGAAAGCCCAACGGTCAAGGCCGCTCTAGCCTTTGGAGATGGGCGATTTGAAATAGGCGTTTTGGTAGAGCCGGTGTTTCCAGTCGCCGAAGGGgaatttgatcagtttaaGTCCTCTCTATGGCCAACGATAGAGAAAGCTAACCAGCAAATGGATTCTCATGCCCGCATTTCGTCGCCTACTGCACTGGTGATTGTGGCGCCGGGGAGCCTGCCTCGTTCTGACAAGGGAACAATTATCCGGCGCGAGGCGCATCAGCAATttgaaaaagagattttgaAAGCCTACGATAGTTTGGAGACCACTGGTGCCAATTTCTGTGCTGCTACGTTGGAAACGACATGTCTTGAATCTGGACTTCGCGCGTTGATACGCGAGAATCTCACGTGGAAAGTTAGTGATGCCGGCTGGAACGATGATACCGATTTCTTTGAGTTAGGAATGGACAGTTTGCAAGCGACAATGCTGCGTAGGTTCGTGATTGCAGCTCTTCCGGATGACTTGGCGTCATTCCGAAGCATGGATCGTGATTTTCTATACCGGCATTCCTCAATTTCAAAATTGGCGAGAGCATTGAGAAAGTCCGATGCGTCATTTATCGAGAAAACTACTGATGTTTCCAACGAAACGCTTGAGGCTTTCATCGACCAATTTGGCTTGCAACGGAGGAAGGATCTTACTATACTGTTAACAGGCAGCAACGGCAGCTTAGGAGCCCATCTCCTCGCTCACCTAGCTAAGGATCCTAGCGTCTTCCATATTATCTGCCTTAACCGCCCTTCAATGCAAGATCCATACGAGAGACAGCAGCAGTCTCTACGGTCCAAGGGCCTAAGCCTATCAGAGCGTGAGTGGGAAAAGATCAGAATTTATCAATCTAATTCCAGCCTCCCGCAGTTAGGGTTGCCAGAAAAGGACTATATGACCCTTCAGGAGGACGTTACACACATTATCCACAACGCTTGGCCGATGAATTTCAAAATGGGGTTATCATCGTTCGAACCTCAGTTCAGAACGTTACAAAATCTTCTGCTCCTTGCTCGAGGAGCGCATTCAAGTAACCCGTCTTTGAACTTGAGAGTTCTATTCATATCTTCCATCTCGGTAGTAGGTCGATATGGAGAGGTATACAATGAAGCTATAGTACCGGAAGCGCCCATACGCGACTTCAATGCCTCTTTGCATCTTGGGTACGCGAAGGCTAAACTGGTATGTGAACAGATCATCGAACGAACTCGGGCATGTTATCCCGAGATTGAGTTGGCCTATGTAAGGGCTGGCCAAATTGCCGGCTCTAGCATGGGGTATTGGAATAAGGAGGAACATTTCGTGGCCCTTGTGGCGTCGTCCCAAAAAATTGGAAAGCTCCCTAATTTAAATGGGGTATGTCgttattttccttttcacAAGAAAGGTCGAGCTTTTATTTACTAAGGTACAGACTCTTTCGTGGCTCCCTGTCGATGTGGCTGCCGCCGTCATATCTGATATCCTTCTCAGCTCGGAGCCTATGCAGCTGGTGTATCATCTTGAAAATCCATTTCGACAATCGTGGCGTGAAGTCTTAGACACTTTGGCTGTTGGATTGAATCTAGGCAAAGACGACCGCCTCTCCTTCCATGAATGGATTGACGCTGTGGAATCTGCCCCAGATAAAGGGAACCGAGCCAAGCAGTTGGCGAGTTTCTTTAAAGAGGACTTCGAACGTATGTCGGGCGGTAGTTTGATGCTCGGTACGGAGACTTCACAAAGATACTCTCCGACTTTGAGAAAAGCCGGAACTGTTACAAAGGAGATAATGCAACAATATTTAGCCTACTGGAAAAGTATTGAGGTTATTTCTTGATTGCAATCTGACGCCAACGAGCTCTCTAAGCTAGGTTGGGCGTATTCTTAAGTGCTGCACCGGTATCTCCATGCCCTCACCTTTGCTGCGTCCGGTTTTAAAAATTTTCTATGCGCCGTTCTTGTTTTTTGCATGATAGCCCATTAAAGCCAGTTTCTGGTGGCAGTGATGCATTTCATGCTACTTCTCGAAGGTTTCCTTTCTGACGGATGGTGAAATTGCCAGGCTTAACTTTCTCAAGCAGGCTGTACTCAGCCCTTCCCATTTAGTTACATGCTTAGCTATATATTTACAGATTAAGTCCACATAACGTACGCAGATACGTATTTATTGCGCATTTTCAATCAGTAATGGTGTCATATATCTACTAAACAGTAGCATACGGGATCTAGATATCTCTATGATTTATCGGGCAGCCGGCCTAGACCTCAGAGTCTCGAATACCTTGTTAGGCGATGAAACTTGACTTTTTACGTAGGCTTACTGCTTAGACGTATGTATAACGTGCTGCAGGGCTGGATAAGGTTATTTACAATGCGACAGTCCGTTGGCTTTGCCCTTGCCCAGTGGTTTCTCTGCTTCACCAGTCGAGGGTGGTTAAACTACTACAACATACCTGGTCGAATGCCGCCAACAACTAGCAACGATAAAGCACGGGGTTGCCGTGTTCCGTAGGACCCGAGTGCATCTTTGCTTGGACCCGACCATGTTAGCTGTTCGACACAAGCTCGGAAATGTAGCAGCTGAAAGCGGAGGTCAAGATTGCCGTTttttcagaatattagagtTAACTAAACTGCCATGCGCTGGTAAGTAACTAAGTGAGCTTCATCGCTTCCCAGTTGATCGATACATACGGCTTCAACACCTTTTGATCTCTTGATAGGTGCTTTGCATCTTCACCTAATCTCCCGTTTCTCCAAACTGGTACCACAGCACTATTTGGAGCAACAATCCTCAGCACAATCATGGACGAAGACTATCCCGAAAATGCTATAGCTGTTATCGGCATGGCCTGCAAGTTCCCGGGCGCCGAGTCCCTCGAAGAATTCTGGGACCTCCTCCTTGCTGGCAAATCCATGTGCCAGGGGGCTCCTTCAGAGCGATTCGCCACAAAGAACAATCGTCGACATCAGGATAAATCCATCTATAATGGAAATTTCATTTCTTCAATCGAGAGCTTTGACCATAAGTTCTTCCGAAAGTCCGGTCGAGAAGCATCCTCTATGGACCCTCAACAGCGCCTCTTACTTGAGGTTGCATATCAAGCCCTCGAATCTGCCGGATATTTTGGCGAGACCGACCCGAATACCGACGTGGGTTGTTATGTGGGTGTCTGTGCATCGGATTACAATGATAATGTCGCAAATCACCCCCCGAATGCGTTTTCTACTCTAGGAACACTCAGAGCGTTCTTGACTGGAAAGATAAGTCATTTCTTCGGCTGGAGCGGTCCGTCCGTGACCTTCGACACTGCGTGTTCTTCGTCTGCGGTAGCCATTGATGCTGCATGCAAGGCAATCCTGCAGGGAGGCTGCCACATGGCGTTAGCAGGGGGTGTCTCCATCTTCACCAGCCCATATTTCTTCCAAAATCTATCGGCCGCATCGTTTCTGAGTCCAACAGGCGCAACCAAGTCTTTTGATGCCGATGCAGATGGGTACTGTCGCGGAGAAGGAGTTGGATTGGTGATGTTGAAAAAGTTGTCACATGCTGTTGCAAATAATGACAACATTCTTGGAGTGATCATGTCTTCCGCCGTCAAACAAAGCAGTAATTTAGTCCCGATCACAGTGCCATACAGTCCCTCCCAGACTGCCTTGTACCGGAAGGTCTTGGCACTGGCGAATGTATCTCCAGAACAAGTTACCTATCTTGAAGCACACGGTACGGGAACTCGCATTGGGGATCCCCAGGAGTTTCAGGGAATCAAAGAGGTTTTTGGAGGGCCCAAGCGACAGGAAAACCTTTATTTTGCGTCTGTGAAGGGTAACATCGGTCATACTGAAGGTGCATCTGGAGTAGCTGGTCTGATCAAGACAGTGCTGATGatccagaaaagaaagattgTGAGACAGGCCAGTTTTCAGCAGCTGAACCCAAAAATCATCCTTGAAGGAGAAAAGTTAGCTGTACCGACAGACACATTGACTTGGAAAGCGGAAACTTTGATTGGCTGTGTGAACAACTATGGTGCTGCAGGTAGTATTGCAGCAATGGTGATTAAGGAACCGCCTGCACCATCAACTGAACTTGGGCATGCTAAACCATTATCGAGATACCCTATTTTCCTGTCAGCAAATTCTCCAAAAGCGTTGAGTGAATATGCAGCCAAATTGCGAGCATTTATGACTCGTCTCCCTCCTTCGTCCAGCAATACCCTTGCGGATCTTGCGTGCAATCTGAGCGACAAACAAAATCGATCACTTCCATATTCCCTTGAAGTCACAGTACCTAGCATGACAGAGTTGGATGATCAACTGCGTGTCGTGGCATCCGGATCTAGCACCCCATCATCTTCTGAAGCGCCATCGAAACCCAAACATGTCATTCTGGTGTTTGGGGGACAGACAAATCGATTGATTGGGTTGAATAAAATGGTACTAGAATCCTCCCCAATCCTACGCTCATATCTCGACCAGTGCGATGAGAAACTCCAAGCTTTCGGGATGCAGAGCATTTACCCCGGGATCTTCGAGACAGAGCCCCGCGACGATATCGTCATGCTGCAGACTATGCAATTTGCGTTGCAGTACGCCGTTGCCAAAACCTGGATAGACAGTGGCTTGCACATTGACTGTGTCTTAGGGCATTCTTTTGGACAGTTAGTTGCCTTGACAATCTCTGGGGTCCTCTCGCTGGAAGATGGTTTAAAACTAGTCCATGGGCGGGCTCTGCTAATGGCACAAAAATGGGGACCAGAAAGAGGATCGATGATCGCGCTGGATGCTGATATCGAGACAACGGCCCGACTGATAGCAGCTGCCCACACACTAGATCAAAACTATCGACTGGAAATTGCCTGCTATAACGGGCCCAGGAGCCACGTTGTCGTCGGTTCAGAGGCTGCCGTCCAAGGCTTGGTCGGGCTTCTCAATCAGTCCGCAGCAGTCAAATACAAACAGTTGAATGTTACCCATGGCTTTCACTCCGAGTTCACAGAACCTATCTTGAAAGATCTGGATCAGTTAGCTAAGACTTTGACGTTTAACCAACCTAAAATCCCTATTGAGACCTGTTCTGAGGGCCAATCCTGGGGTTTTGTAACCCCTGCACTTGTCACAGAGCATACCCGCATACCTGTGTATTTTGAAGAGGCTGTGGACCGGCTTATTCGGCGATATGGTCCCTGTACATGGGTTGAGGCCGGATCCAACTCTTCGATCGTGAGCATGGCTCGACGGGCAATCCGAGGCACTGCATCCAAGCACTCCTTTTTTCCAATCAATCTCAGCAGAGAAGACGCAATGGGCTCTCTGGCTGACACGACAGTCAATCTGTGGAAGAATGGCCACCACGTTCAATTCTGGCCATTCAATCGTTTGAAGAGAAGGCATTATACGCAGATCAACCTACCACCATACCAGTTTGAGAAGGTA includes:
- a CDS encoding uncharacterized protein (antiSMASH:Cluster_2.5~antiSMASH:Cluster_2.6~SMCOG1001:short-chain dehydrogenase/reductase SDR~EggNog:ENOG410QDSW~COG:Q), which gives rise to MSSSTPTPNLGLNFTPTIRRDTYSAIDPVANKPGCRGKAVLITGATKGIGQAIAIAYGKAGASCIAIGARNIADASAVCAMVSEEAKSAGVSEPPDMLPLRIDVCEPGSIDAAVTAIRNSWGRLDVLINNAGFLAPFVPMGVGDETEWWQTWEVNVRGVYWVIKAILPLMLQGGDKTIVNVASVGALALSPGASAYQSSKLAVMRLTEYLMVDYKDQGLLSYCVHPGSVPTNLAMRMPSSIVKGKSSDVKSILVTPLMVHVHLAFCIDKPELAADTITWLTSERREWLAGRYINCNWDMSEFICRRDEIVEKDLLKLKLAL
- a CDS encoding uncharacterized protein (antiSMASH:Cluster_2.5~antiSMASH:Cluster_2.6~EggNog:ENOG410PRT0~COG:K); translated protein: MAAPLQERRWWTGDEDRILLQEAELQRTEGGTKNWNAIAEKLPGRTNKDCRKRWHKIGPNIKKGVWTPEEDARLQEAVSLFGLKWTRVAEFVGSRNADQCSKRWAYALDPSLSHTPWTEEQDQLLLMVVNKFGHNWSKISSTAFGDRSTSDIKNRYFTLQRRKRNTSVSNTVASQIDDENHSDLGWPESGTLPEPPRNALLDVGTTPSLDSSSETPVSIDYLLENTDIAQLSEMNGLSNTSISPYEDVTSKDAMADPDPDFRKFLHHFDPSQAADFDGGNWDADSHLRAVTRGGFGREETNHANNGEWPDSSHIASTNPTETDTGSQSCTSTLVLEEMEPQTVTLVLSTLLGSNSRFRMRIDNN
- a CDS encoding putative NRPS-like protein biosynthetic cluster (antiSMASH:Cluster_2.5~antiSMASH:Cluster_2.6~SMCOG1002:AMP-dependent synthetase and ligase~EggNog:ENOG410PHKZ~COG:I~TransMembrane:1 (i112-139o)), whose amino-acid sequence is MPPIDISSAVTRGQPPFTRPSINLDNQYDVEGVARSLPELVEFHARFNPGHMFCRQARKEDSNSSDYEFVNVDYSLLKQAILNCQEWLRATVAELQFPCENENYTIIRGPPIALFMSSHVTLVIYIFALMGMGVPVVLLSTRLSPMAINHLLGRTASEAILVSPRLNPVVQEAAVLHITQKMTRDDGQSDHVSLPPKKHTVAFPSQYNPPSFDEIREEVSREPRSGTIIHPLHYISEADCNVLVLHSSGSTGLPKPIYTSHRHYFSFALCHELSTHEEILSPTMSTSPLFHGFGLLPPCLSLGIGKPFCLPPSEGIPTGLSAVQLLHSSGAKSLLTVPSILEEIASLPEDKGLRILQSLHFVAFGGGLPKETVCHTLSAAGVRLVNHYGTTETGPLAPLYVPPPGYDWHYFKFRTDIRKSLRVQFSNCCTDNVQSGNHLQLSLQPLGWLDRFHVQDILVKKPNSETEFSILGRSDDLICLATGEKVRPTILETALLESPTVKAALAFGDGRFEIGVLVEPVFPVAEGEFDQFKSSLWPTIEKANQQMDSHARISSPTALVIVAPGSLPRSDKGTIIRREAHQQFEKEILKAYDSLETTGANFCAATLETTCLESGLRALIRENLTWKVSDAGWNDDTDFFELGMDSLQATMLRRFVIAALPDDLASFRSMDRDFLYRHSSISKLARALRKSDASFIEKTTDVSNETLEAFIDQFGLQRRKDLTILLTGSNGSLGAHLLAHLAKDPSVFHIICLNRPSMQDPYERQQQSLRSKGLSLSEREWEKIRIYQSNSSLPQLGLPEKDYMTLQEDVTHIIHNAWPMNFKMGLSSFEPQFRTLQNLLLLARGAHSSNPSLNLRVLFISSISVVGRYGEVYNEAIVPEAPIRDFNASLHLGYAKAKLVCEQIIERTRACYPEIELAYVRAGQIAGSSMGYWNKEEHFVALVASSQKIGKLPNLNGTLSWLPVDVAAAVISDILLSSEPMQLVYHLENPFRQSWREVLDTLAVGLNLGKDDRLSFHEWIDAVESAPDKGNRAKQLASFFKEDFERMSGGSLMLGTETSQRYSPTLRKAGTVTKEIMQQYLAYWKSIEVIS